The proteins below come from a single Roseiflexus sp. RS-1 genomic window:
- a CDS encoding ABC transporter substrate-binding protein, which yields MTLTRRYGLFALFVVVLVACATPPPAPAREITFMVSGDAAEKAAYERLVAAFRERHPTIQVTLIHIPGQSDYRKRLGIDFAAGTPADIVLINYRRYAAFAARGVLEPLGPYLAQSAVISADDFYAEAMTPFIWQGVIMCLPQNLSSLVVYYNRDLFRAAGLPDPSPDWTWNDMLEAAQRLTRDANGDGVVDQYGLGTEVSLFRLAPFIWQNGGDVVDDPQTPTRLTLDTPAAREAIQWFVDLQVKHHVTPDAVAEAAESSESRFLNGRLGMFLNSRRGVPTYRTITDFDWDVAPLPRGKQRAGILHADAYCMAQVSKQKEAAWTFIEFANSVEGQRIIAATGRTVPSLRAVASSPVFLDPHTRPANSRVFLDGIAFIRAVPVMETWVDIEDIVAEELKRAYYGQASVDDVIETAITRTRPFFTRRDR from the coding sequence ATGACTCTGACACGCAGATATGGCTTGTTTGCGCTATTCGTTGTTGTGCTTGTCGCCTGCGCCACGCCGCCGCCAGCGCCAGCAAGAGAAATCACGTTCATGGTATCTGGCGATGCTGCCGAAAAAGCGGCATACGAGCGCCTGGTGGCAGCATTTCGAGAACGCCATCCAACGATTCAGGTGACGCTCATCCACATTCCGGGGCAGAGCGATTATCGGAAGCGACTCGGTATCGATTTTGCTGCGGGCACACCGGCAGATATCGTCCTGATCAACTACCGGCGCTACGCTGCCTTCGCCGCCAGAGGCGTCCTCGAGCCGCTCGGTCCGTACCTGGCGCAGAGTGCAGTTATCAGCGCAGACGACTTTTATGCCGAAGCAATGACCCCCTTCATCTGGCAGGGCGTGATCATGTGCCTTCCGCAGAACCTTTCCAGCCTGGTTGTCTACTACAACCGCGATCTGTTCCGCGCTGCCGGGCTTCCTGACCCGTCGCCGGATTGGACGTGGAACGACATGCTGGAGGCGGCGCAGCGGTTGACGCGCGACGCCAACGGTGACGGCGTGGTTGATCAGTATGGTCTGGGAACGGAGGTGTCACTGTTTCGGCTGGCGCCGTTCATCTGGCAGAATGGCGGCGATGTCGTCGATGATCCGCAGACGCCGACTCGTCTGACGCTCGACACACCGGCGGCGCGCGAGGCGATCCAGTGGTTCGTCGATCTGCAAGTCAAACACCACGTGACGCCCGACGCGGTGGCAGAGGCAGCCGAGAGCAGCGAAAGCCGATTTTTGAACGGTCGTCTCGGCATGTTTCTGAACAGTCGGCGTGGCGTGCCAACGTATCGAACCATCACTGATTTCGATTGGGACGTCGCCCCGCTGCCACGCGGGAAACAGCGCGCTGGCATTCTCCACGCCGATGCCTACTGCATGGCGCAGGTCAGCAAACAGAAGGAAGCAGCATGGACTTTTATCGAGTTCGCCAATTCCGTTGAAGGGCAGCGCATCATCGCCGCAACCGGTCGCACCGTGCCATCGCTGCGTGCGGTCGCCAGTTCGCCGGTCTTTCTCGATCCACACACCAGACCGGCGAACAGTCGGGTGTTTCTCGATGGCATTGCGTTCATTCGCGCAGTACCGGTCATGGAAACATGGGTGGACATCGAAGATATAGTGGCGGAAGAATTGAAGCGCGCCTATTATGGACAGGCAAGCGTTGATGACGTGATTGAAACGGCAATCACCCGGACGCGCCCGTTTTTTACCCGGCGCGATAGATAG
- a CDS encoding carbohydrate ABC transporter permease, with the protein MMIRSERTPWRTAGFHLTALGVSLIFAVPVIWVLAASLRLPGTPPPIDLELIPDPIIWSNYVQIFELLPLGRYLLNSFAVAALAVPLTVVVASWAGFALAQLPEHVRTAFLALAIVVRMTPITALWLTRFLVLNELRLIDSYAALLAPVWLGSSPLFVLIFYWSFRRIPADVIESARLDGLGALAIWRRIALPLARPAIGAVSVLTFVQYWSDFINPLLYLKSESRYTLPIGLRLLQQMDITSWPLLMAGVMVMIAPIMILFVLAQRAFWVEVRS; encoded by the coding sequence ATGATGATTCGGTCTGAACGAACACCCTGGCGCACTGCCGGGTTTCACCTGACAGCGCTCGGTGTTTCGCTGATCTTTGCTGTGCCGGTGATCTGGGTGCTGGCTGCATCGTTGCGTCTTCCCGGCACGCCGCCGCCAATCGACCTCGAATTGATCCCCGACCCGATCATCTGGTCGAACTATGTTCAGATCTTCGAGTTGCTGCCACTGGGTCGGTACCTGCTCAACTCATTCGCGGTTGCTGCGCTGGCAGTTCCGCTCACGGTCGTGGTTGCGTCGTGGGCGGGGTTCGCACTGGCGCAATTGCCGGAACACGTGCGCACTGCATTTCTTGCCCTGGCGATTGTGGTGCGCATGACGCCGATCACGGCGCTCTGGTTGACGCGCTTTCTGGTGCTGAACGAACTGCGCCTGATCGACTCGTATGCAGCGTTGCTTGCGCCGGTATGGTTGGGTTCCAGTCCGCTGTTTGTTCTGATTTTCTACTGGAGTTTTCGCCGCATTCCGGCGGATGTGATCGAGTCGGCACGACTCGATGGTTTGGGGGCGCTGGCGATCTGGAGACGCATCGCGCTGCCGCTGGCGCGCCCGGCGATTGGCGCAGTCAGCGTTTTGACATTCGTGCAGTACTGGAGCGATTTTATCAATCCGCTGCTCTACCTCAAGTCCGAGTCGCGCTATACCCTTCCGATCGGATTGCGCCTGTTGCAGCAGATGGACATCACCAGCTGGCCCCTGCTCATGGCGGGTGTCATGGTCATGATCGCGCCGATCATGATCCTGTTCGTGCTGGCGCAACGCGCGTTTTGGGTCGAAGTGCGCTCATGA
- a CDS encoding carbohydrate ABC transporter permease — translation MRTHTRYRLSLYLLLTPFLAGITLLVVIPAGLSFALAFTSYDALSPPVWRGVQNYRHLLADDLFRRAVVNSLTFLALTVPLRTLITLGLALLLRRPRRGIRFYRAAVYMPTVIPGVAYALIWLWILNPVYGPLNLVLGALNLPTAAWLVDPRTALPALALAALFQIGEGFVVLLAGLQHIPDDYYDAAALDGAGRMALFRHVTLPLLAPWLFLVIIRDIIASAQNTFTPALLMTGGGPYYATLFLPLLIYQTAFDRFRFGEGAAMTTLLFAGVGGLIMLVWRISGGWGYDDSV, via the coding sequence ATGCGCACCCATACCCGATACCGGCTTTCACTCTACCTGTTGCTCACGCCATTTCTCGCTGGCATCACGCTGCTGGTCGTCATTCCGGCAGGATTATCGTTCGCACTGGCATTCACGTCCTATGACGCACTCTCGCCGCCGGTGTGGCGCGGAGTGCAGAACTATCGTCATCTGCTCGCCGATGATCTCTTCCGGCGTGCAGTCGTGAATTCACTGACATTTCTGGCATTGACCGTACCGTTGCGCACGTTGATCACGCTGGGACTGGCATTGCTGCTCAGGCGTCCGCGTCGTGGCATCCGCTTCTACCGCGCTGCGGTCTACATGCCGACCGTCATTCCCGGTGTAGCATATGCGCTGATCTGGCTCTGGATTCTGAATCCGGTCTACGGACCGCTCAATCTGGTGTTGGGGGCGCTCAATCTGCCGACGGCGGCGTGGCTGGTCGATCCGCGCACAGCGCTACCCGCACTGGCGCTTGCTGCCCTGTTCCAGATCGGTGAAGGCTTCGTCGTATTGCTCGCGGGGCTACAGCACATTCCCGACGATTACTACGATGCGGCTGCGCTCGATGGCGCCGGGCGGATGGCGCTTTTCCGACACGTGACACTGCCGCTGCTGGCGCCATGGCTGTTCCTGGTGATCATTCGTGACATCATCGCCAGTGCGCAGAACACGTTTACACCCGCCTTACTCATGACCGGCGGAGGACCGTACTATGCAACACTGTTTTTGCCGCTGCTGATCTATCAAACGGCATTCGACCGCTTTCGTTTCGGCGAGGGCGCAGCAATGACCACCCTGCTCTTTGCAGGCGTCGGCGGATTGATCATGCTTGTCTGGCGTATTTCTGGCGGATGGGGGTATGATGATTCGGTCTGA